In Methanonatronarchaeum sp. AMET-Sl, one genomic interval encodes:
- a CDS encoding site-2 protease family protein encodes MEIYLIIAAFFGFWIILHLLNKKGYIERFGFSLDSMFFLAWRTEKGKQLMDQIARRWRKPLKKIGTLNIILSLAAILIVTIFLAFQLFIIFFGPDLIGDVAITDAILLPGLALPIIFGLIALIVAVVIHEFSHAIYARVEDIGVESVGFGLLAILPLAFVEPNIEDIKQSSRLQKLKMFSSGPASNIYLAAISIIIVFLIITTTFTPVSPGIGLVEVQENSPAEIAGLQEDMIITGINNQTIESHQEFQEIINQYNPDDTITINTAEHGDFQLQLGNANGEPYMGIQLIDVTGLYTIFSNPIAYITPQMGMTMPTLDTPFYESSINPDITLTIAQGAFWMGLLNLWLGILNMMPIFPLDGGRVFWEIIESLLEKQNIIKNTETATKWIVGIISIIFIIIYLAPIAYLLMI; translated from the coding sequence ATGGAAATATACCTAATCATAGCAGCATTCTTCGGATTCTGGATAATCCTACACCTCCTAAACAAGAAAGGATATATAGAGAGATTTGGATTCTCCCTTGACAGCATGTTCTTCCTTGCTTGGAGAACCGAGAAAGGAAAACAATTAATGGACCAGATAGCGAGGAGATGGCGAAAACCACTCAAAAAAATAGGAACCCTAAACATAATACTCTCACTAGCAGCAATCCTAATAGTAACAATATTCCTCGCATTCCAACTATTCATAATATTTTTCGGGCCAGACCTAATAGGAGACGTCGCAATAACAGACGCAATCCTACTACCAGGCCTAGCCCTACCAATAATATTCGGATTAATCGCCCTAATCGTAGCCGTAGTAATACACGAATTCTCCCACGCAATATACGCAAGAGTCGAAGACATAGGAGTCGAATCAGTAGGATTCGGATTACTAGCAATACTACCACTAGCCTTCGTCGAACCCAATATCGAAGACATAAAACAGAGCAGTAGACTCCAAAAACTAAAGATGTTCTCAAGCGGCCCCGCATCCAACATATACCTCGCCGCAATCTCAATAATAATCGTATTCCTAATAATAACAACAACATTCACACCAGTATCCCCCGGAATAGGCCTAGTAGAAGTACAAGAAAACTCACCAGCAGAAATAGCCGGACTACAAGAAGACATGATAATAACAGGAATAAACAACCAAACAATAGAAAGCCACCAAGAATTCCAAGAAATAATAAACCAATACAACCCCGACGACACAATAACAATCAACACAGCAGAACACGGCGACTTCCAACTACAACTAGGAAACGCCAACGGAGAACCATATATGGGAATCCAATTAATAGACGTAACCGGCCTATACACAATATTCTCAAACCCAATAGCCTACATAACCCCACAAATGGGAATGACAATGCCAACACTTGACACACCATTCTACGAATCATCAATCAACCCAGACATAACCCTAACAATAGCACAAGGCGCATTCTGGATGGGCCTACTCAACTTATGGCTAGGAATACTAAACATGATGCCAATCTTCCCACTAGACGGAGGAAGAGTATTCTGGGAAATCATAGAATCACTACTAGAAAAACAAAACATAATCAAAAACACAGAAACAGCAACCAAATGGATAGTCGGAATAATAAGCATAATATTCATAATAATCTACCTCGCCCCAATAGCCTACCTACTCATGATATAA
- the ilvE gene encoding branched-chain-amino-acid transaminase encodes MTYVYIDGDYVHEEEASVSVFDHGLLYGDGVFEGIRAYNGKVFKLEEHIDRLYRSAKAIKLDIPITKTEMTEAVLETLRKNELKDAYIRPLITRGVGSLGLDPEKCPKPSVIIIVQEWEAMYGDLYNQGLEAVTVSVRRNSIDALPPNIKSLNYLNNILAKIEANVKGGDEAIFLNQQGKISEGSGDNLFIIQENEIYTPPSLNNLKGITRKKAIEIARKKGYEVHETDLGLFDIYTADEIFVTGTAAEIAPIVKVDGREIGDGEPGTITTELMDRFKEITGEVGTPIDG; translated from the coding sequence ATGACATACGTCTACATAGATGGCGATTACGTCCATGAAGAGGAAGCATCTGTAAGCGTTTTCGACCACGGCTTACTTTATGGTGACGGAGTTTTTGAAGGAATAAGAGCCTACAACGGAAAAGTATTCAAACTAGAAGAACATATCGACCGGTTGTATCGCTCCGCTAAAGCCATAAAACTAGATATACCGATAACTAAAACAGAAATGACAGAAGCAGTTCTAGAAACACTTAGAAAGAACGAACTAAAAGACGCCTATATCCGTCCATTAATCACAAGAGGAGTAGGGTCATTAGGACTTGACCCCGAGAAATGTCCAAAACCATCGGTAATAATAATTGTCCAAGAATGGGAAGCGATGTACGGAGACCTATATAACCAAGGCCTAGAAGCAGTGACGGTAAGCGTTAGAAGAAACTCAATAGACGCATTACCACCAAACATAAAATCACTAAACTACCTCAACAACATACTTGCTAAAATCGAAGCAAACGTCAAAGGAGGAGACGAAGCAATATTCCTAAACCAACAAGGAAAGATATCAGAAGGCTCAGGAGACAACCTATTCATAATTCAAGAAAACGAGATATACACACCACCATCACTAAACAATTTAAAGGGAATAACAAGAAAAAAAGCAATAGAAATCGCAAGAAAAAAAGGATACGAAGTTCATGAAACCGATTTAGGTTTATTCGACATATATACAGCAGACGAAATATTCGTAACAGGTACAGCAGCAGAAATAGCTCCAATAGTAAAAGTAGATGGCCGAGAGATAGGGGATGGAGAGCCAGGAACCATAACAACAGAACTAATGGATAGATTCAAAGAGATAACAGGAGAAGTAGGAACACCTATAGATGGATAA
- the cutA gene encoding divalent-cation tolerance protein CutA produces the protein MVEVGYIVAGTREEAGEIAETLVRERLVACANIIGEVESFYWWEGEVNNDDEVVLIVKTTSKAVEETKNRVMELHSYENPAILFFNVRQTTEQYKNWIEKEVEQ, from the coding sequence ATGGTTGAAGTTGGGTATATAGTGGCTGGTACGAGAGAAGAGGCTGGAGAGATTGCTGAGACGTTGGTTCGTGAAAGATTGGTTGCTTGCGCTAACATTATTGGTGAGGTTGAGTCGTTTTATTGGTGGGAAGGCGAGGTTAACAATGATGATGAAGTTGTATTGATAGTTAAGACAACATCTAAAGCGGTTGAAGAAACAAAAAACAGGGTAATGGAATTACATAGCTATGAAAACCCAGCAATACTTTTCTTTAATGTAAGACAAACCACTGAACAATATAAAAACTGGATTGAGAAAGAAGTGGAGCAGTGA